DNA sequence from the Dehalococcoidia bacterium genome:
CTCTCGCGCATTCGCTGCCGGTCGAACGGATCGTCCAGCAGGTTGAAGTCGAGCTCAGGCGGCTGCTCCGGGTCGCGTGACCGGAGGCGCAGCTCGCCCTGGCTCATCGCCAAATAGAGACCCTGGCTCACGCCTATTCCGACTGGCTCCGTGTGGTCCACTCCCCTCATCGGACGTTCCGACGCGTAGTTGCCCATGTAGATCACCATGTCGTTTTCGAAGGGCGAGCCCGTCGACGTGAATCGAAGCGTTACGGTGCCGTTGGTGACCTGGTCGGTATTCAGCGGGAAGTCCGGTCGCGTGCGCCATGCCATTGGGACGTCGGGATGGTCTCTGAGGTTGCTTCCGACTCCGGGGAGGTCATGGACCACAGAGATGGACAGGCGTTGCGACTGCTCTGCTGGGCCAACACCCGACAGGGCCAGAATGTGCGGCGATCCTATCGCACCGGCGCAGAGGACTACCTCGTCACCGTAGACTGACACCTCTTCGTTCTCACTCCGCATCCGCACACCGACTGCGCGTCGGCCATCGAAGATGATCTCGTGAACGAGACTATTGGGCCTGACGGTCAGTCCTGGTCGACTGCGGGCAGGGTCAAGATAGGCAATTGCCGTGCTCACCCGAACGCGCTCCGAGATGTTGAAGGGCAGGGGACCAACGCCTGTTGAGCCGGGCCTGTTGTGGTCGGGGCAGTCAGCGAATCCTGAATCGAGGCACGCGCGATAGAAGGCGTGCTGCTGTGGTCCCCACTCATCGGGCCGGTACCGGCGGCAGATGATGGGGCCGTCTGAGCCGTGAAAGTCGTCGTCGAAGTCCTGGTCTGACTCGAGCTTTAGCAGGTAGGGAAGGATCCTGTCGTAGCTCCACTCGTGGTTTCCCCACTTGGCCCAGCGGTCGAAGTCATCAGGCATTCCTCGCAGAAACTGGGCGTCGTTCACCGAGCTGGAGCCGCCGGTGACCCTGCCTCTGGGGATGTCTATGTCGGCCAGATCTGTCGCCCGTGCGCGGAAGTTCCAGATGTGGCCGCCGTCCCAGATGGTAGTGCCGGTGCCGTAGAGGTATCTGATCTCATCGGGAATGATATCCCTGGTGGGGTAGTCGGCCCCCGCCTCCAGGAGCAGCACCGACCGGTTCGGGTGTTCCGTCAGGCG
Encoded proteins:
- a CDS encoding GMC family oxidoreductase N-terminal domain-containing protein; the encoded protein is MGAGSYDHIIVGAGSAGSILAARLTEHPNRSVLLLEAGADYPTRDIIPDEIRYLYGTGTTIWDGGHIWNFRARATDLADIDIPRGRVTGGSSSVNDAQFLRGMPDDFDRWAKWGNHEWSYDRILPYLLKLESDQDFDDDFHGSDGPIICRRYRPDEWGPQQHAFYRACLDSGFADCPDHNRPGSTGVGPLPFNISERVRVSTAIAYLDPARSRPGLTVRPNSLVHEIIFDGRRAVGVRMRSENEEVSVYGDEVVLCAGAIGSPHILALSGVGPAEQSQRLSISVVHDLPGVGSNLRDHPDVPMAWRTRPDFPLNTDQVTNGTVTLRFTSTGSPFENDMVIYMGNYASERPMRGVDHTEPVGIGVSQGLYLAMSQGELRLRSRDPEQPPELDFNLLDDPFDRQRMRESIRMCSNLFRLEAFNEIVEERIAPSDEVLSDDDALDAWMKREVITAHHVSSTCKMGPSDDPMAVVDQYGRVHGIDSLRVADASIMPDTVRANLNLTVMAMAERMADFIKAE